TTTTATCCAATAGCGAATTTAAACACGAGCTTGAAAGCACACTAGAGCCTTTTAAAAACCTGTTATTAGGCTTGTTCTTTATGGCGGTAGGCGCCTCTATCAATTTTATTGTGATAGCGAAAAGTCCGCTTACTATTGGCGGCATATTACTCGCTATCATTGTTTTAAAAGCTTTGGTTTTATTTGTTACAGGGCAGGTTTTTAAATTAAAATTAGATCAAAAACTACTCCTAACCTTTGGTTTAGCCCAAATTGGAGAATTTGCATTTGTATTACTATCGTTTGCCTTTAATTTAAATATTTTAGAACAAGAACAAATGGATATGATGTTAGTCATAACAGCCTTAACCATGTCGCTTACGCCCATTATAAGTATGATGAATGAGCGCATAATTCTTCCTAAAATGGGCACAAAAGAATCCATTACAAGGCCCATGGATCATATCGCTAAAACACATAAAATAATTTTAGTTGGATTTGGGCATTTTGGAAGCACCATCGGACGCTTTTTAAGATCACATGGTGTTGAAGCAACCATTTTAGACCATGATTCTAATCGGGTCGATTTTCTTCGTAAAATGGGGTTCGAAGTGTATTATGGAGATGCTACCCGTCTCGATTTATTGGAATCTGCAGGAATTGCAGAAGCTAAAATAGTCATTTGTGCTACTAATAAATTGACAGTTTCAAAAGCAATTAGTAACATAATTAAAGATAAATATCCACATGTAGAACTCATGATTCGTACCAAAAATAGATACGATGCTTACGAATTACTTAATCTTGGAAATGAAAACATTTATCGCGAATCGTTAGAAACCTCACTTACGTTAGCTAAAGATGTATTAAGCAAAATGGGGTTTAGAAAATACACATTGAATAGGCAAGTACAAAATTTTATTAAATATGATGAGGATAGTTTGAGACGCTTATCCGCAGAAACTAAAGACGAACAAAACTATATATTTAAAGCAAGAATTGAGTTAGAGCAACTAGAAAAATTCTTAAATGAAGATTTTAAAAGAGGCATTGTAGATTATGATAATCAATGGGATAGCGAGCATATTAGAAAAGCTTTAGAAAAGATTAAAGACTAATTAGTTTTATGCAAAAGGGATCTGATTGTGTTTTACACCGCGCTTAAATACACCTAAGGTTTCATATGAGTTCATATTATAATGGTTTCAGCAAATAGTTACTCTTATTCATAATTAAATTTATAACAGAAATTAATTATAAAACTCAATCATAAAGAATAAGAAAGAATGATGACAAAAGAATATTTACTACAAAATTTTAACAATATAAAAGATTTACCTTTAGCAAATAGAGTGGTTATGGCTCCCATGACTAGAAGTCGTGCCAATAATGAAGGTAACGTGCCTACAAATGATTTGCACGGGTTATACTATGAACAAAGAGCATCGGCAGGCCTCATTATTACTGAAGGGTCTCAAGTATCAAAGCAAGCCGTAGGCTATATAAATACACCGGGTATTTATAGTAAAGAACAAGTGGAAGGTTGGAAAAAAGTAACGGAGCGGGTTCATAAAAAGCATGGTAAAATCTTTATTCAATTATGGCATGTGGGGCGTATTTCACATCCCGATTTTCACGATGGAAATTTACCCCTAGCACCGTCTGCAATTAATGCCCATGCCAAGGTGTTTACACCAAATGGTGAGAAAAACACAGTGACCCCAAAGGCAATGACTAAAGAAGACATACAACAAACCATTGAAGATTTTAAAAATGCAGCTTTAAATGCTGTAGAAGCGAATTTTGATGGTGTAGAAATCCATTCTTCTAATGGCTATTTATTTCACCAATTTTTTAACAAAACTTCTAACAATCGAACAGATGCATATGGAGGAAGTATTGAAAATAGAGCTCGGTTTTTCTTTGAAGTTTTAGATGCTATAAAAGAAGTTTTAGCAGAAAAAAAGATTGGTGTACGTTTTAACCCATCATTACATGGTATCTTTGGAATGGAAATGGATGAAGAAACAATACCTACATTCGAGTACATTGTAAAAAAACTAAATGATTATAATTTAGCATATATCCACCTATCGGAACCGTTTAATGATGTTTCTGATATTTCGTATGCCGTAGAACATATTGCTGAACATTTTAGACCCCTATACCATGGTACATTAATGATTAATGCTGGTTTTGATGAAGCTTCGGGTGATGCCGTTTTAGAAGAAGGCAATGCCGATTTAGTAGCGTTTGGTAAATTATATATTTCAAATCCAGATTTAGTAGAACGATTTACACTTAATAAAGCCATGGCTGAATGGGATGAAGATACGTTTTATGTTCCAGGCCCCAAAGGATATATTGATTACCCTAGAATAACTCCAGAACTAAACAATATTAAAAGCAACATATAGAAATGGCACCCAGTTATGAATTTTGAGCTTTGCTCGTCTAAATTCTATTTGATAAATCGGTACTCGCGAATCTCCTTTGTCGATTTGGTTAAAAGCAGGGTAGCACGTTAAAAAAAAGTCTCGTGGACTATTTTAGCGAATGAGCCAGCTGGGGCATTCGCTAAAATATAGTTTCTTCAGAAAATTTATTCTAAAATGTTTCTTTTACGATGTTAATGGAACACTTTTTATGCGACGACGTAGGAGGGAAGCGTAATGTGTGTGAAATGGGTTGTTTTCTAAATGTTAATAATTAAACGATTTAAGCACATAATAACATCTCATAATTCAAGATATTATTTTATATTTAAAATTCTAAAAAAAATTAAATGAATTGCATTAAAGAAATATTAGATGCTAAAGGAATTAAACAAGTTTGGTTATCTGAAAAACTTGGAAAAAGCTATAATATGGTGAATTCTTATGTTCAAAATAGGTCACAACCTAGTCTAGAAATTTTGAATGAAATTGCTGAAATTTTAGATGTAGACGTAAAAGATTTAGTTGTGTCAAATAAAAGCAAAATTTAATATGTCGAAAATACCATTTAAAGTATCAGCGAGAACAGCTAAACTAATTGGATTAGAGAACTTCTCAAATGAAGAAGGAGCAATAATTGAATTAGTTAAAAACACTTATGATGCTGATAGCGCTAACTGTATTTTATTATTTGATTTAGTTTATACTGAAACTTTAAATAAAGAAGGTGAAAGACTTTTTCAAACGGATAAACAAAACAGTAAAATATATATAATTGATAATGGAGTAGGAATGACAAAAGATATCATTTCTAATCAATGGATGACCATCGGAACTGATGACAAACTGTATCAACATTTATCTGACAACGGAAGAGTAAAAACTGGAGCAAAAGGGATTGGAAGATTTGCGTTAAATAGACTTGGATTAATTACTGAATTATTAACTATTTCTAAAAAAACGAGCGAAGGTCTTTTTTGGAAGGTTAATTGGAGTGATTTTGACCAAACAGGTACAACGGTTTCAGAAGTGGAAGCCGATTTAGAAAATAGAGATAATTTAAATCTAAAGACTGAAATACTTAATAAGTTTTCTGATAATGAAAGACTTATAAAACTGTTAAATAAATCATCTTTTGATACAGGAACTATAATAGAAATTTCTGAATTGAATGATAATTGGGAGTCTGATCAATTAAATAATCTATTTAGTAATTTAGAAATGCTTCTCCCTCCAAAAGAACAATCTGATTTTGAAATACATTTGTTTTCAAATACTGATGGCGAAAATTTTGGAAAAGTAAAAACTGTTTATTACGATGATTATGATTACAAGTTAGAAGCAAAATATAAAGGAAATGAAGATGGGAATGTTGAAGTTATAATTTCAAGAAATGAATTAGACATTGAATCTATTGAAAATAGATATTCTGAAGTTTTTGATTTTGACCCAATGAAAAAGCATCCATACCGTCTAGAAGACTTTAGAAAAAAATCAATTACAATTACAAAACCTTTGAGCTCAATATTGTCGAAAGATGTTGATTTTAATCTAATTTCTAAAGTTGGGAAGTTCAATTTTAGTTTTTATTTCTTAAAAAACACAATATCAGATGATAAACAAGATGGTGACCTTAAAAAATATCCATATAAAAGTTTCAGTAGCGCAAGTAGAAAAGCATGGTTGAAAAGATTCGGAGGCGTAAAAATTTTTAGAGATGATTTCAGAATAAGACCCTATGGAGAAAATGGGCAAGATTGGTTAAAATTAGGAGAGCGTCAATCTCAAAGTCCAGGAGGTGCTGGACAAAGGCTAGGAGGTTATCGTATTCGACCTAATCAAATTGCAGGAACTATTAATATTTCTAGATTGGATAACTTAAGTTTCCAAGACAAATCGGGTCGAGAAGGTATAATAGAAAATGATGTTTTCTTGCTCTTTGAAAATATTATTAAAGAACTAATTTCATTTTTTGAAAAGGATAGAAATACTATAATGTATCACTTTTCTGAATTGAATAAAAAGAAAAATAAAGAAGCTGAAGCAAAGAGAAAAGCTCAAGAAGAAGCAGAAAGAATAAGAAAAGAAAAAGAAGATAAAGAGAACGGTCAAGAAGGTGAAAAATCAACTGATAGTTCAAGTTCTACAAATACAGAAGAGACATTAGCAGAAGGTGTCGAAATACTTACTAGAGAACTTGATGAAAAGGATGAAGAAATACGCCTTTTAAGGAATCTTGCGAGTGTTGGTTTGATAATTTCTTCTTTTGCTCACGAAGTAAAAAGTCTTAGGTCAAGGCTGATTCCGCGTACATCATTTCTGTTAAGAGAACTAAAGATTCATTTAAATGAGAAAGAATTAGATAAATTATTAGATAAGGATGATAATCCTTTCTATATGATTAAACTAATACAGGAAGAAGATACAAAACTTAAGCATTGGTTAGAGTATTCTTTAAATACATTGAAACGAGATAAAAGAGAACGAAGTAATCTAAATTTTGGTGATTATTTCGAGAAATTTAAATCAACATGGAGTAAAGCTTTAGAACAAAGAAATATTAAAATTAATCTCAAAGGAAATAATGATAGTGCAAATGTTATAAGAGCTTTTGAAGTTGATATGGATTCAATTTTTAATAATCTACTTTCAAATTCTATGAATTACCTGAAAGGTGTTAAGGGAAAACAGAAATTGATTGAAATTGAATGGGGAAAAATAGGTGATAACATTGAAATCAAATTTTCAGATAATGGAAAAGGATTAGATGAACAGTATGTAGATAACCCCGAGGAAATATTCAAACTATTAGAATCTTCTAAAAAAGATAAAAAAGGAGATACAATAGGTACAGGTTTGGGACTTTACATAGTGAAATCTATTATAGAAGAATATAATAACTCTTCTATTTCAATCATAGGAATAAAAGAAGGCTTAAAGCATAAAATAAAATTTAAAACAAGATAATGAAATATAGAATTGTATATATAGATGAAAGCGATGCATGGTTAAATACATTTTATCAAACATTTAAAGCCGATTTTGAGATAATTAGAATTAAAGTTAAAGAGGATTCGACTATTAATTCCATTATAGAGGAAATATTTAAAAATGAACCTGATGGTGTTGTTACAGATTATTTACTTGATGAAGAAGGACAAGTTGATTTTAATGGTAACCAAATTGTTGATGCCATTAGAAAAGTTAAACCACATTTCCCAATAACTATGCTAACTTCTTATGAACCTCAAGCTATAAATCATATGGAAGATGTCCATATTATAAATGGTAAGAGTGATTTAGATGGAGAAAGTGAAGAGGCTTTACAAATTTTAAAATCCAAAATTCAGCATGACATAGAAAGTTTTTATAGAAAACTTTCTACTACACAAAGTAAAATTGAGGAGTTGGTTAAAAAGAAGAATGAATCAGAACTGGAGCCACAAGAAGAAGAAAATTTAACTAAACTATTCATTTTAATGGATGAATTAGAGCCAGAAGGAAAAGAAATTAGGGCGAATTTAATTAAGTCAGAATCAATAACTAAATTGAATGACTTTGTTATTGAAACTAAAGAGATTCTTGAAGAACTTAGAAAACGAAGTAAAAAGTAATGAGCATTTTTAGAAATCACACTCCAAAACGTCGGAATATAAATGGAAATGTTAATACTTATGGAGACCATCGAACAGATTTAAAACTAGATTTTAAGGATAGATGTGGTTATTGTAATGATGTGGACAATTTGAGATTTATTTGGTTTGAAATTGACCACTTTATACCAAAAAAGAGGAATAAAAAACAATTCTTGACAATAAAAACAGAAACTGATTATAGTAATTTAGTTTACTCTTGTCGTTCCTGTAATAATGCTAAGAGAAATAAGTGGCCATCAAACGACGAAAATGTTCCTAATATAAATAATGAAGGTTTTATTGACCCATGTGATGATGAATATAATAGCCAGTTTAATAGATTAAATTCTGGTAGAATTACACCTGAAACGGATTTAGGAGATTGGATGTATAATGCAATGAAATTGTATAAACCACAACATGAAATTCTTTGGAACATTGAACAACTACATGAGCTTATTAAAGAAGTCCGAGCGTTAGTAGCAAAAAGTCCAAATGATGATATTGATTTAATGAAGAGGTTGATCAAGTTATATAATACTTATGATGATTACATCCAGAAATTATTTAAACATTAATGACTGATAAAAAAAATACAGGCTCCTATTATACACCAAAAATTCTATCAGAATTTTTGTCCAAACATATTGTCCAAAAATATATAAAAGGAAAAGAGATTTCAATTTTGGAACCTAGTTGTGGAGATGGGGAATTCGTGTCTTCTTTTTTTAATTTCTTGGATTTAAATACAGTTAAAAATGTTTCTTTAAACTTATTTGATATAAATAAAAACGAGTTAGATAAAGCTGAAGCTTTAATTCCATTATCTAATAAAATTAATAAAGCTGTTAATCATCAGGATTATTTAAAGTATTATTTAGAAAACGATGATAAATATTCGTTAATTATAGGAAATCCACCTTATATAAAAAGAAGCAATCTTAAAAAGAAACAACTAAAAACTTGTGATAAAGTTCACGAAAAATTTAAAAATTCAAGTGATATAATAACCTCTAATGGGAAAATTAACAATATTTGGATTGCTTTTGTTGAGGCTGCAATAATGAGCTTAAATCAGAATGGTATACTTTGTTTTGTTATTCCATCAGAAATATTACAAGTAAAATATGCAAAAGAATTAAGAGCTTTAATTATTGATGAGTTTGATAGAGTAGAGGTCTTTGCTTTTAATGAATTAATATTTGATGGAATACAGCAAGATGTTGTAGTATTAGTAGGTGTTAAAGGAATTGAAAACATCAATAAACACGGTTTTTCGTTTTATCAAGTTGAAGAATTAACAGATTTAAATGAGCCAAAATTCACAGAAAAACATAATAATATACATAGAACTACTTTAGACAAGTGGACAAATTATATTCTTACAGATGACGAATTAGATTTTGTTGATGAGAAAAGAAATGAATATAATGCGATTAAATATTATTGTGAAAAAGCACAAGTTGGAATTGTTTCAGCCGCAAATGATTATTTTATTCTTTCGGATAAAGAATTAAAAGAAAATGAATTATCGAGATTTAAAAGTATAATAAAACCAATTCTACCAAAAGGTGCTTTGGTTCCGAATATTGCTAATTTCACAAATTTAGATTTCAATTTATTAAAAAATAAAAACGTTAAAGTAAACTTTTTACTTTTTCCAAACCTTCCAAAGCTTGAATTAAACCAAAAAATAATTAATTATTTAAATAGAGGAGAGGAGAAGAAAGAAGATGGTACTGGTGAATTACACAAAAGGTATAAAATGACTAAAAGAGATAATTGGCATCATGTTCCAAGCACCTGGTTATCTGAAGGTTTATTTGTTAAAAGATGCCATAAGTATCCAAAGATGTTTGTTAACGAAGCTAATAGCCTTGCAACAGATTCGTTTTATAGAATAGTAACTAAAGAACAATATAATATTAGAAATTTAGTGTTTTCATTTTACAACTCATTGACATTTGTTTTAGCTGAATTAGAAGGAAGGTTTTATGGTGGAGGAGTATTAGAATTAACACCAAATGAGTTCAAAGAAATGTCAATTCCTTATAATGAGAATGTTTCAGATGAACAGTTTAACACTTTGGATCAAATGCTTCGTAATGATACTGATATTGAAGATATATTATCTTTTACAAACTCTATATTGATTCCTCATTTAAATACTTCAAAACTTGAAGAAATTAGAGTTAAATTATTTAATCGTAGAATAAAGAAAGCAACTAAAGAGAAAGACATTGATCTAGAAATATTTACTTTAAAGCAAATCAAAAAAGAAATTCCAAATGTTCTTGTTAGTTAGATGTATTATGTAAATATACAGTTTTTTCTTGCCTTTGCTATTACGCCCTTAAACGCGAGCACCTGTTACGTAAAGCTGCTGGCCCTTCAATGCAGCGTATCCAAACAGATCCGGCTTTTGCAAATTTAAAAGCAAATATGCAAGAGTTTGCAGCGGCTTCCAAACTTTCAAAAGCCATAAGAACAGGCTTTTTTGAAACCGCCATGCAGTTTAAGGATTCCCTTACCATCCGTATTCTTAAAAGCCATACAGCGCAGCTTAACAAACGTCCCAAAAATGCCACTCATTTTTAATTAACTAGCGCTTTAAGCTTAGTGTTTAGCTATAAATGTTATTCAAACAAAAAAGCATATTATCCGTTAGCTTTAAAACAAAACGCTTTGGGTATTAGTCAAAATACAGGTCTGTTAGATGTGGACGCAAGTCAAAAATTAAAGAAAAAGATGGTGAAGTTACCTATCAAGCCATCCAACATGATGACGTTTTAAAAAAAGTATCTCAACTTAAAAATGCTATGGAGAAATTTAAAGCAAAAGTCGAAGCATTAGAGCAGGAACTAAAAACATTAAGAGCCAGCACGCCATAGTTTATCACCTTTGCCCAGAAAATTCCATGGCTTCCCCTTTACCAAAGGCATAACTAACACCAAAAACAACAAATCGACCTCGTTGGGATCTGTTTGAGGTATAGTAGGTGGGTTGTGAAACCATCTGTTCATCAACACGGGTTGCAAATACATCTCGAACGCTTAAGCTCATAATGAATTTTCCTTTTAATATCTTTTTTCTTAAGCCCATATCGGCAAAAAAGTTTTCTGATATTTCACCTTGTACGCTAGCAAATTTAGAATTGTAATTTCCAGACAGCTCTAAATCAAATTCCTGAGGTAATTTAAATTTTGAAGTGAGGCTTGTGGTCCATCTGTTGCCTTTAAAATCAAAAGTTTGCGTGTCAAATTCACCTTTTCTGTTAAAATAATTGATGTTAAAATCGCTGGTTAATGTAAACCATTTCGCAAAAGTGTATTTACTATTAAACTCAAAACCAACGGTATTGTTTGTGCCTATGTTTTCGGGTTGCGAGGTACTTACGCTGTTTTCAAAATTTATAATGTTTTCAACAACATCGGTGGTATACCTGTTATACAGACTGAAATTTAACGATGCTTTTTCTAATTTATGAATACTTGTTAATTCATAAGAATCGGTATATTCAGGTTGTAAATCGGGATTTCCTCTGGATATACTATAATTGTTTCTAATATTATTAAAAGGGTTTAGTTGCCTTAATCCGGGTCTGTTAATGCGTTTGGAATATCCCAACTGCAACGAGAAGTTCTCATTTATGTTATAAGAGGTATGTACACTCGGGAAGAAGTTGGCATACGATTTCTCATTAAGCTCATTGGTTGTTTTTAACTCTGTTGTTAAGTTGGTGTTTTCAAGTCGTAACCCCAGTTTTAAACCCCAAATAGCATCTTCATAAGCCATCGTACTATATAGTGCAAATACTTTTTGATCGAAATTAAATACATTCGTTAAATCTGGGTTGCTTATCCATGCATCATTGATAAAATCGCGTACTTCAAAATCGTTAGATACATTATTGATATCATATTGCGAACCCGTTTCCAAGGTATATTTTTCTAAAAACGGATGGGTATAATCCAGTTTAAAGGTAAAGTCTTCCAATTTATAATCGGTTCTTGTTTCTTGTAATGAATTTGGCTCGTCTCCAAAAGAGCTGG
The genomic region above belongs to Mariniflexile litorale and contains:
- a CDS encoding monovalent cation:proton antiporter-2 (CPA2) family protein, with protein sequence MTGSILFEAIVFLLGAIICVSIAKRLGLSSVIGYLLAGVLIGPYVLGFIGNEGEDIMHFAEFGVVVMLFLIGLEIEPKNFWNMRKAILGMGGLQVGATMFLSYMLFTWLGYDWKVSLVISMAVALSSTAIALQTIKEKGLMDTTFGNSSFSILLFQDIIVIFMLGALPLLSNTETVSATENHSEHVNLLDGLPLGLQTLAIILSVVFIVIAGNYLIVPMLRKVAKTGVRELLIAAAFLIVFAISFLMEYVGLSPALGAFLGGVVLSNSEFKHELESTLEPFKNLLLGLFFMAVGASINFIVIAKSPLTIGGILLAIIVLKALVLFVTGQVFKLKLDQKLLLTFGLAQIGEFAFVLLSFAFNLNILEQEQMDMMLVITALTMSLTPIISMMNERIILPKMGTKESITRPMDHIAKTHKIILVGFGHFGSTIGRFLRSHGVEATILDHDSNRVDFLRKMGFEVYYGDATRLDLLESAGIAEAKIVICATNKLTVSKAISNIIKDKYPHVELMIRTKNRYDAYELLNLGNENIYRESLETSLTLAKDVLSKMGFRKYTLNRQVQNFIKYDEDSLRRLSAETKDEQNYIFKARIELEQLEKFLNEDFKRGIVDYDNQWDSEHIRKALEKIKD
- a CDS encoding Eco57I restriction-modification methylase domain-containing protein encodes the protein MDLNTVKNVSLNLFDINKNELDKAEALIPLSNKINKAVNHQDYLKYYLENDDKYSLIIGNPPYIKRSNLKKKQLKTCDKVHEKFKNSSDIITSNGKINNIWIAFVEAAIMSLNQNGILCFVIPSEILQVKYAKELRALIIDEFDRVEVFAFNELIFDGIQQDVVVLVGVKGIENINKHGFSFYQVEELTDLNEPKFTEKHNNIHRTTLDKWTNYILTDDELDFVDEKRNEYNAIKYYCEKAQVGIVSAANDYFILSDKELKENELSRFKSIIKPILPKGALVPNIANFTNLDFNLLKNKNVKVNFLLFPNLPKLELNQKIINYLNRGEEKKEDGTGELHKRYKMTKRDNWHHVPSTWLSEGLFVKRCHKYPKMFVNEANSLATDSFYRIVTKEQYNIRNLVFSFYNSLTFVLAELEGRFYGGGVLELTPNEFKEMSIPYNENVSDEQFNTLDQMLRNDTDIEDILSFTNSILIPHLNTSKLEEIRVKLFNRRIKKATKEKDIDLEIFTLKQIKKEIPNVLVS
- a CDS encoding sensor histidine kinase, whose protein sequence is MSKIPFKVSARTAKLIGLENFSNEEGAIIELVKNTYDADSANCILLFDLVYTETLNKEGERLFQTDKQNSKIYIIDNGVGMTKDIISNQWMTIGTDDKLYQHLSDNGRVKTGAKGIGRFALNRLGLITELLTISKKTSEGLFWKVNWSDFDQTGTTVSEVEADLENRDNLNLKTEILNKFSDNERLIKLLNKSSFDTGTIIEISELNDNWESDQLNNLFSNLEMLLPPKEQSDFEIHLFSNTDGENFGKVKTVYYDDYDYKLEAKYKGNEDGNVEVIISRNELDIESIENRYSEVFDFDPMKKHPYRLEDFRKKSITITKPLSSILSKDVDFNLISKVGKFNFSFYFLKNTISDDKQDGDLKKYPYKSFSSASRKAWLKRFGGVKIFRDDFRIRPYGENGQDWLKLGERQSQSPGGAGQRLGGYRIRPNQIAGTINISRLDNLSFQDKSGREGIIENDVFLLFENIIKELISFFEKDRNTIMYHFSELNKKKNKEAEAKRKAQEEAERIRKEKEDKENGQEGEKSTDSSSSTNTEETLAEGVEILTRELDEKDEEIRLLRNLASVGLIISSFAHEVKSLRSRLIPRTSFLLRELKIHLNEKELDKLLDKDDNPFYMIKLIQEEDTKLKHWLEYSLNTLKRDKRERSNLNFGDYFEKFKSTWSKALEQRNIKINLKGNNDSANVIRAFEVDMDSIFNNLLSNSMNYLKGVKGKQKLIEIEWGKIGDNIEIKFSDNGKGLDEQYVDNPEEIFKLLESSKKDKKGDTIGTGLGLYIVKSIIEEYNNSSISIIGIKEGLKHKIKFKTR
- a CDS encoding alkene reductase; protein product: MTKEYLLQNFNNIKDLPLANRVVMAPMTRSRANNEGNVPTNDLHGLYYEQRASAGLIITEGSQVSKQAVGYINTPGIYSKEQVEGWKKVTERVHKKHGKIFIQLWHVGRISHPDFHDGNLPLAPSAINAHAKVFTPNGEKNTVTPKAMTKEDIQQTIEDFKNAALNAVEANFDGVEIHSSNGYLFHQFFNKTSNNRTDAYGGSIENRARFFFEVLDAIKEVLAEKKIGVRFNPSLHGIFGMEMDEETIPTFEYIVKKLNDYNLAYIHLSEPFNDVSDISYAVEHIAEHFRPLYHGTLMINAGFDEASGDAVLEEGNADLVAFGKLYISNPDLVERFTLNKAMAEWDEDTFYVPGPKGYIDYPRITPELNNIKSNI
- a CDS encoding helix-turn-helix transcriptional regulator, whose product is MNCIKEILDAKGIKQVWLSEKLGKSYNMVNSYVQNRSQPSLEILNEIAEILDVDVKDLVVSNKSKI
- a CDS encoding HNH endonuclease signature motif containing protein, translated to MSIFRNHTPKRRNINGNVNTYGDHRTDLKLDFKDRCGYCNDVDNLRFIWFEIDHFIPKKRNKKQFLTIKTETDYSNLVYSCRSCNNAKRNKWPSNDENVPNINNEGFIDPCDDEYNSQFNRLNSGRITPETDLGDWMYNAMKLYKPQHEILWNIEQLHELIKEVRALVAKSPNDDIDLMKRLIKLYNTYDDYIQKLFKH